The following coding sequences lie in one Meles meles chromosome X, mMelMel3.1 paternal haplotype, whole genome shotgun sequence genomic window:
- the LOC123934473 gene encoding small integral membrane protein 10-like protein 2A, with the protein MAASAALSALSAAAALSGLVLRLSRSAAARGSYGAFCKGLTRTLITFFDLAWRLRRNFPYFYVVASVMLNVRLQVRIE; encoded by the coding sequence ATGGCGGCTTCGGCGGCTCTGTCGGCTCTGTCGGCGGCGGCGGCCCTATCGGGCCTGGTGCTGCGGCTGTCGCGCTCGGCGGCGGCCCGCGGCTCGTACGGCGCCTTCTGCAAGGGGCTCACGCGCACGCTGATCACCTTCTTCGACCTGGCCTGGCGGCTGCGCAGGAACTTCCCCTACTTCTACGTGGTGGCCTCGGTGATGCTCAACGTCCGCCTGCAGGTGCGGATCGAGTGA